In one Janibacter cremeus genomic region, the following are encoded:
- a CDS encoding Hsp20/alpha crystallin family protein — protein MMRTDGFNELDALAQGLLGGRSTPRSPQFMPVDVYRMEDQYVVHADLPGMDPGSIDVNMGRGVLTLTAHRTAPPEERVQWLTSERFSGSYRRQITFGDDIDPDQVKASYDNGVLTVTLPLNSRAMPRQISVESKGAEPMEVSASSSEQQRIDS, from the coding sequence ATGATGCGCACTGATGGATTCAACGAGCTGGATGCCTTGGCCCAGGGGTTGCTGGGTGGGCGCTCGACACCGCGATCGCCGCAGTTCATGCCGGTCGACGTCTACCGCATGGAGGACCAGTACGTGGTCCACGCGGACCTGCCGGGCATGGACCCGGGCAGCATCGACGTCAACATGGGCCGTGGTGTGCTGACACTGACCGCCCACCGCACGGCGCCGCCGGAGGAGCGCGTGCAGTGGCTGACCAGTGAGCGGTTCTCGGGCAGCTACCGCCGCCAGATCACCTTCGGGGACGACATCGACCCCGACCAGGTCAAGGCGAGCTACGACAACGGGGTGCTGACGGTGACCCTGCCGCTGAATTCGCGTGCGATGCCCCGTCAGATCTCCGTCGAGAGCAAGGGGGCCGAGCCCATGGAGGTGTCTGCCTCCAGCAGCGAGCAGCAGCGGATCGACAGCTGA
- a CDS encoding NAD(P)-dependent malic enzyme, which produces MSASEPTTTYDLTAPQFVAHEGGKVEVRATKPLEGQEDLSLLYTPGVADVCLAIEEDPSLSRRFTARNNTVAVITDGTAVLGLGDIGPLAAMPVMEGKAVLFKHFAGVDAIPVCLESGSVEELVNTIARMAPSFGGINLEDISAPRCFDLERRLRERLDIPVFHDDQHGTAIVVLAGLINACRVVERTIGSLKVVVGGAGAAGVAVTQLLQLAGVTDIVVCDSRGIIGKHRHDLVTHKEMLAATTNISGKTGTMADALKGADVYIGVSGGTVPEEQIASMAEGPMIFALANPTPEVHPDIAHKYASIVATGRSDFPNQINNVLAFPGIFRGALDAGGVQISEEMKLAAARAIADLVEEPTADLIIPPVFQEGVAEAVAAAVAAHAN; this is translated from the coding sequence GTGTCTGCGTCCGAGCCCACCACCACCTACGACCTCACTGCCCCGCAGTTCGTCGCCCACGAGGGCGGCAAGGTCGAGGTACGGGCGACGAAGCCGCTGGAGGGGCAGGAGGACCTCTCCCTCCTCTACACGCCCGGTGTGGCCGATGTCTGCCTGGCGATCGAGGAGGACCCCTCCCTCTCGCGCCGCTTCACCGCCCGCAACAACACCGTCGCGGTCATCACCGACGGCACCGCGGTGCTGGGCCTGGGCGACATCGGTCCGCTCGCGGCGATGCCGGTGATGGAGGGCAAGGCCGTCCTCTTCAAGCACTTCGCCGGCGTCGACGCCATCCCGGTGTGTCTGGAGTCCGGATCGGTCGAGGAGCTCGTCAACACCATCGCCCGCATGGCGCCCAGCTTCGGTGGCATCAACCTCGAGGACATCTCCGCGCCGCGCTGCTTCGACCTCGAGCGACGGCTGCGCGAGCGGCTGGACATCCCCGTCTTCCACGACGACCAGCACGGCACCGCGATCGTCGTGCTCGCCGGCCTGATCAACGCCTGCCGCGTCGTCGAGCGCACCATCGGCTCGCTGAAGGTGGTCGTCGGTGGTGCCGGCGCGGCGGGTGTCGCGGTGACCCAGCTGCTGCAGCTGGCCGGCGTCACCGACATCGTCGTGTGCGACTCCCGCGGGATCATCGGCAAGCACCGCCACGACCTGGTCACCCACAAGGAGATGCTCGCCGCGACGACGAACATCTCCGGCAAGACCGGCACGATGGCCGACGCGCTCAAGGGCGCCGACGTCTACATCGGCGTCTCCGGGGGCACCGTCCCCGAGGAGCAGATCGCGTCGATGGCCGAGGGGCCGATGATCTTCGCGCTGGCCAACCCCACGCCGGAGGTCCACCCGGACATCGCGCACAAGTACGCCTCGATCGTGGCCACGGGTCGCAGTGACTTCCCGAACCAGATCAACAACGTGCTCGCCTTCCCCGGCATCTTCCGCGGGGCCCTCGACGCCGGTGGGGTGCAGATCAGCGAGGAGATGAAGCTCGCCGCCGCGCGCGCCATCGCCGACCTCGTCGAGGAGCCCACGGCTGACCTGATCATCCCGCCGGTCTTCCAGGAGGGCGTCGCCGAGGCCGTCGCCGCCGCCGTGGCCGCCCACGCCAACTGA
- a CDS encoding 3'(2'),5'-bisphosphate nucleotidase CysQ → MTNDHTLAAELATAAGELLLRTREEHAGIDPKELKDLGDRVSHDFLMAELATARPDDAVLSEEGADDHARLSAQRVWIVDPLDGTREFSEAERDDWAVHVALWQGGELVAGAVGRPARGVTYSSAESEPAKGAAGNPLRLAVSRSRPPEFVTRLADHLGADLVEMGSAGVKAMSVLDGIADAYVHAGGQYEWDSAAPVAVARAHGLHTSRIDGSELLYNNENPYLPDLVVCRPEVADAVLEGIRAVED, encoded by the coding sequence ATGACTAACGACCACACTCTCGCCGCCGAGCTGGCCACGGCTGCCGGCGAGCTGCTCCTGCGCACCCGCGAGGAGCACGCCGGCATCGACCCGAAGGAGCTGAAGGACCTCGGCGACCGGGTCTCCCACGACTTCCTCATGGCCGAGCTGGCCACGGCCCGCCCCGACGACGCCGTGCTGTCCGAGGAGGGCGCCGACGACCACGCCCGCCTGTCCGCGCAGCGAGTGTGGATCGTCGACCCGCTCGACGGCACGCGCGAGTTCAGCGAGGCCGAGCGGGACGACTGGGCGGTGCACGTGGCCCTGTGGCAGGGCGGCGAGCTCGTCGCCGGGGCCGTGGGCCGCCCGGCCCGTGGCGTGACCTACTCGAGCGCCGAGAGCGAGCCGGCGAAGGGAGCGGCGGGCAACCCCCTTCGCCTCGCCGTCAGCCGCAGCCGGCCGCCGGAGTTCGTCACCCGACTGGCCGACCACCTCGGTGCCGACCTCGTCGAGATGGGCTCGGCCGGAGTGAAGGCCATGTCCGTCCTCGACGGCATCGCCGATGCGTACGTGCACGCCGGGGGCCAGTACGAGTGGGACTCCGCGGCGCCCGTCGCCGTGGCCCGCGCCCACGGTCTCCACACGAGCCGCATCGACGGCTCGGAGCTGCTCTACAACAACGAGAACCCCTACCTGCCCGACCTCGTGGTCTGCCGACCGGAGGTCGCCGACGCCGTCCTGGAGGGGATCCGCGCGGTCGAGGACTGA
- a CDS encoding sulfite exporter TauE/SafE family protein, producing the protein MDHLMGDIASLLFVAFTVGIVIGLTGMGGGALMTPALIFLGIPPTTAVANDLVAAAVNKSVGAAAHLKHGSPDVKLAGLLILGSVPTAAAGGWLINQVGSPEEQQSFVKMAIGVALLLAAGTYVLRTLLNMRHNIQIASEGGTPYTDDNPTLRVVPTIIVGALGGLLVGLTSVGSGSLIMVALLMLYPRLAPNRLVGTDLVQAIPLVIAAAIGHVIYEGVDWSILLPLIIGGAPGTYLGARLASWVQQNVVRRGIAIVLSLTGLGMLGLPPVWVGIAGATLLVLGPIAWGAVRRAHGLPPFPSTREEGLQAAAERLRQRQGSNHD; encoded by the coding sequence GTGGACCATCTGATGGGGGACATCGCCTCCCTGCTGTTCGTCGCCTTCACCGTCGGCATCGTCATCGGCCTGACCGGCATGGGCGGTGGCGCCCTGATGACCCCGGCGCTAATTTTCCTGGGTATCCCGCCGACCACGGCCGTGGCCAACGACCTCGTCGCTGCTGCCGTCAACAAGTCCGTCGGTGCCGCGGCCCACCTCAAGCACGGCTCGCCGGACGTGAAACTCGCCGGACTGCTCATCCTGGGGTCTGTCCCGACCGCGGCGGCCGGCGGGTGGCTCATCAATCAGGTCGGCTCGCCCGAGGAGCAGCAGTCCTTCGTGAAGATGGCCATCGGTGTCGCGCTGCTCCTGGCGGCGGGGACCTATGTCCTGCGGACACTGCTCAACATGCGCCACAACATCCAGATCGCCAGCGAGGGAGGCACCCCCTACACCGACGACAACCCCACGCTTCGCGTCGTCCCCACGATTATCGTCGGCGCCCTGGGCGGCCTCCTCGTCGGCCTGACCAGTGTCGGGTCCGGCTCCCTGATCATGGTCGCCCTGCTCATGCTCTACCCCAGACTGGCTCCCAACCGGCTGGTTGGCACCGATCTCGTGCAGGCCATCCCCCTCGTCATCGCCGCAGCCATCGGTCACGTCATCTACGAGGGTGTCGACTGGTCCATCCTGCTCCCCCTGATCATCGGCGGCGCCCCCGGCACCTACCTCGGCGCCCGACTGGCCTCCTGGGTCCAGCAGAACGTCGTGCGGCGCGGTATCGCGATCGTGCTGTCGCTGACCGGCCTGGGCATGCTCGGCCTGCCCCCGGTGTGGGTCGGGATCGCGGGAGCGACACTGCTCGTCCTCGGGCCCATCGCGTGGGGGGCGGTGCGCAGGGCGCACGGACTTCCCCCCTTCCCCAGCACCCGCGAAGAAGGCCTGCAGGCCGCCGCCGAACGCTTGAGACAACGACAAGGAAGCAACCATGACTAA